TTGCGAAAGCCCTTCGATGGTGATGATGGTGACAGCCAGAGCCAAAGATGTGAGCACAAGCCATGGGGCTGGCTCGCCACCGAGCCGGGGCAGATCAAATGCCACTCCAACACCCATGGCTGGAAAGCCAAACAAGATGTGGGTGCGCCAGTTAAGAGACTTGCTATCCCCCAGAGACTGCCAAGCGGTTTGCTGTTTAGGCAACCGTCTCAACCTGGGATCTGAGTTGGTGATAGCGAGCAGTCGCTTCCACTCTTGGGTTCGAGCCCTTGGGGTCGATCTCCAAGACCTCGAAAATTCTGGTCAGCATGCCCTCGACCGCTCTAACGGTGGTCCCGCGCAGGGCCGCAATCTGCGCGTTGGTTTTGCCCTCGGCAACCAACTGCAGGGTGTTGATCTGGCGCTGAGATAGCGCAGAGAATGGCCGATTCGAGGCAAGATCGTGTCGGTACTGCTTGGTAACTCGATCGCGAAGCACTGCCTCAATCGCTTCAACCAACTCGGCACCGGTGTTGATTGCAGTCTTACGAAGATAGGCCTGGTTCTTCTTTACCGTGGCAGCGTCTTTGCCACCAAATCTTGGATCGGGGAGATTCGTTAGAAAAACCACTCCCACCTCGGGAGACAACACTGTAACTGCCTCAGCCAGGTCAAACCCGTTTGGTCCTGGGCCCAACTCAATGTCGATCACCATGGCGTCTGGATCCATGACTTTCACTGATCGCATCGCGTCAGCGGCATTAGCTGCAGTGGTGACCACAAAGCCGGCACCCTCGACTGCTTTGGCCAACAGGTCACGCATGAGTGGTTCATTCTCGACTACGAGGACATGCCTCAGAGCCTTAAAGTCTGCCTTGACCACAGTGATCACTTTCTCCAGAAATTCCTTAGAGAGTTTAGAGGGGATTGGGTGTGTGCGAAACCGGAACTTTTGCTCCAAATTGTCACACCGTGGGTAGAAACTAACTCCATGAGAAAACGGGGTAACACGCTCAGTTTCGATTCTCGAGACTTGATGCGTTCGCAGTGCGAACACTGCACCAGAGTTGCAACCGCACGCGAACTGGGGGTCTCAGGGGTTCGCGAGCTGGTAGAGCAGTTCTACAAGGCACCAGACAATCTGGCTATCCGATACGGCATGCGCTTTGAATCTCAGCTCGAACAGGAGCTGATTTTCAACCTTGGTGATCTGGTTCAAGCACCAAACACAAACTCACTCGATGCCACCTTAGATCTGGCTGCCAGTGGAGTCCCGGTGATCTATCAGGGCACTGTGTTTGGAGGTTCCGGTGAGCTTCCATTTTCAGGTCGACCAGACTTTTTGGTCCGCGGCGATTACGAATTGGTGTTTAGCGATTCTGGTCTATCCGCAGTACAAATCGGACCGAGAGAAGATGGCTACACCGCTTGGGACGCCAAGCTCTCCACAACCGCCAAGCCTGAATATCAAAATCAGGTTGCCCTGTATGCAGATGCGCTCAGAAGCCTCGGACTTGAATCTTCCAGGCCCCACGGTCTGATTCTTGGCTCTCGGGAGCTCGCAAGCTTTGACCCGCTGAGCCTGATTGGTCAGCTGATTCCTGCACGAGAGAAACTATTCGCCCAAATCAACGCCCTGATTGATGAGGATCCGCAGCGCCTTGAGGACATTGGATCGCTGGTTTGCGAGGCATCGAGCTACTGCGAACTTTGTGAGTACCCGCTACTTTGCGATCACATAAGGCGTCAGACCGGTCATCTGCAATTGATAGCCGGCATGACTCGGCCGCATCTCGAATCGCTGCATCGTGCAGGGGTGAAGACGGTTGCTCAACTCGCAGAATTCACCGGCGAAGCAGACAAGCTTTCCAAGGAGCAGCTTGAGAAGCTCTCGCTCCAGGCTCGACTGCAAAATCACTTCTACCAATCTGGGGAGCATGCTCACGAGATCATCTCTCGCGATAGCTTGGACCAACTTCCCGCGCTAAACCCTGGTGATATCTTCTTCGACCTAGAGGGATTCAGCTTCTTTGATCAGCCTGGAGGGCTCGAGTATCTATTTGGGTTCACCTCGGTCGAATCTGGTGAAGCGTTTCATTACCGATGGTCGGATGACCGAGTGGAAGAAAAGGAAGCCTTTGAGTGGTTCATGCGCGATGCCCTAGATCGGCAGCGCAACTACCCAGGTTGCAAGATATACCACTATGCAAATTACGAGCAGGCTGCACTCAAGCGACTGGCCGAGCGATTCGGTGTTTACCAGCAAGAGGTAAATCAACTCCTCGCCGATGGGGTCTTCATCGATCTGTACAAAGTCGTCAAGAGTTCACTGGTGATATCCCAAGAGAGTTACAGCATCAAAAAACTTGAGGCATTTTATGGATTCGACCGCGGCTCCGATGTCAAAGAGGCCATGGGATCGATGGAGTACTACAACCAATACCTCGAACTACTAGCCGATGACTACCCTGCCGCAGAAAAGCTAAAGCGCCAGGTGATCGCATACAACCAAGAAGATTGTGCGAGCACGCTGGCGCTCTACAGCTGGCTAAAAAGCCTTTAGCTGAAGCTTGCTACATCAAGTGCAATGCCAGGACCGAAAGTGGTCGCAACGGCACCCTTGAGTAGGTACTTACCCTTTGAGGTAGAAGGCTTTAGACGAACGATCTCGTCCATAGCTGCGTTCAGGTTCTCAGCTAGCTGAGCCTGGGTAAAGCTTGCCTTACCGATTACAAAGTGCAGGTTCGACTGCTTGTCGATGCGGAAGTCGATGCGACCACCCTTGATGTCGGTCACTGCCTTGGCGGTGTCCATGGTTACGGTTCCAGTCTTTGGGTTTGGCATTAGGTTACGAGGACCTAGAACCTTACCTAGACGACCGACCTTACCCATCAGGTCAGGGGTTGCAACTGCAGCGTCGAAGTCGGTCCAACCGGCCTCAACCTTTGCAATTAGGTCGTCAGATCCAACCTCATCCGCTCCGGCCTCACGCGCTGCGTCTGCTGCGGCACCGTTAGCAAACACGATTACGCGGGCGACCTTTCCAGTTCCGTGTGGCAGCGAGACAGTGCCACGGATCATCTGGTCGGCCTTGCGAGGGTCCACTCCAAGCTTGAGTGCAACCTCGACGGTTGAGTTGGTCTTCTTACCAGCGGTCTCGATTGCTAGAGCTGCTGCCTCTTCGGCGTTGTACAGCTTGCCAGCTTCGATCTTTGCTGCGGCCTCTAGATAGGCCTTTGAGCGCTTTGCCATTCTGCTATTCCTTACTTGGTCACAGTCCGTGGTTTGCCCGGGGTAGCTCCCCGATCCCACGACTTATTGGTTTTTGAGTTTTGTTTACTGCTCTACGGTGATGCCCATTGAGCGAGCGGTTCCAGCAATGATCTTTGCTGCGGCGTCGACGTCATTCGCGTTTAGGTCTGACATCTTGGTCTCAGCAATCTTGTAAAGCTGGTCCTTCGATAGCTTCGCAACCTTCACGGTGTGAGGGGTCGCGCTGCCCTTTGGAACTCCCGCAGCCTTCTTGATTAGCTCAGCAGCTGGTGGGGTCTTCAGGACGAAGGTGAATGAACGGTCTTCATAAACGGTGATCTCAACCGGTACTACGTTGCCGCGCTGGTCAGCGGTGGCGTTGTTGTACTGGGTGCAGAACTCCATGATGTTTACACCGTGCTGACCTAGAGCAGGACCGATAGGAGGTGCTGGGTTAGCAGCGCCAGCCTGGATCTGAAGCTTGATCAGTCCGGTGACTTTCTTCTTGGGTGCCATTTGTCTTTTTCTTTCCTATTAGTTCAGTGGGCCGACCTGGTCAAAGGACAGCTCTACTGGTGTCTCGCGCTCGAAGAGCGATACCAAAACCGTGACCTTGCCAGACTCTGGCTTGATCTCGGAAATGGTTCCAGGTAGTCCGGCGAAGGAGCCATCCTTGATCAGGATGGATTCGCCGACCTGGAAGTCGATCTTTACCGGGATGCTCTTGCCCTTGGCCTTGCCCGAGGAAACCTGGGCCTTGGCGCTCTTGACTTCCTCTGTCTCCTCTGGGGTAAACAGTGGCTTGAGCATCTCGAATGCCTCGTTTGGACGAAGCGGGGTTGGGTGCTGGCTGTTGCCAACGAAGCCAGTGACGGCTGGGGTGTGACGAACAAGTGACCAGCTGTCCTCGTTCATCTCCATGCGAACTAGTACGTAACCAGGGATGCGAACCTTGGAAACTAGCTTGCGAGAACCATTGCGGATCTCGATGGTCTCTTCCATCGGAACCTCAACCTGGTGAACATCGTCGCCACCAGCAAGCTGGGTCTTACGAGTCTCAATGTTTTGCTTTACGCGACGCTCATATCCAGCGTAAGAGTGAACCACGTACCACTTGCCTGGCTGCTCGCGCAGCTCCTGGCGGAACTTGCGGTATGGGTCCTCGGAGTCCTCAACGACGACCGGGGCTACCTCAGCGGGAGCCTCTTCGATCTGGAAGCCCTCTAGCTCCTCAACTGCTTCTTCGGCAGCTGCTTCGAGGTCAAGCTCATCTAGATCAACGTTCTCGTTTACCGAGTCTTCGGCTAGCTCTACTGGCTCACCAGCATCACTGAAATTTAGGTCAGACACTTAATCCTCTTTATTCTGCAAACACGAAAGTTACGACGTTTAGGAAGGCCCAGTCCAAGACTGAGATCAGCACCATCACAACAGCTACGAAGCCGAGCACTACACCGGTGTAGTTGATGAGTTCCTTGCGGGTTGGCTTGGTGACCTTGGATAGCTCCTGGAGCACCTGGCGCACAAATAGCGAGGCACGCTGGAATGGGTTCTTTGCCTTAGCCGCATCCGCTTTCGCGATTTCGACTAGGTCTTCCGAAGCCTTCTCGTTCTCTTCTGCCATTTACTGACCTTCTTTCTGCGCAGGGCGGACAGGACTCGAACCTGCAACTTGCGGTTTTGGAGACCGCTGCTCTACCAATTGAACTACCGCCCTAAAGTTGCCATCGCCATCAACCGTGAACAGGCACGAGGCTTGGTTTCAAGTGCCACCTGAAGAAGACACACTTCTAGATTGGAAATCTATTTAGTGAATTTTCGCCAGATTAGTTTTCGGCAGATGTCAACTTGAGAAAGTTTAGGCCCTTAAACGCAATCCCGCAACGAGTATTTCGCTAGCTCTGGCGCGAGATACCAAGGTATCCTTGCCCCATGTCGAAATCCCGCATCTCCGCCAGAATTCAAGCCATCGCCGAAAGTGCAACCCTGAAGGTTGACGCTAAGGCTAAAGCCCTCAAGGCTGAGGGCAAAGACATTATTTCCTACGCCGCTGGAGAGCCCGACTTTCCAACCCCAGCCCACATCGTTGAGGCTGCTGTTGCAGCGGTTAGAGATCCCAAAAATCACCGCTACACCCCGGCAGCTGGTTTGCCAGAGCTGAAGGATGCAATTGTTGAAAAGACCAAGCGCGACTCTGGTACCGAAGTAACTGCAGCTCAGGTAACTGTTACCAACGGGGGCAAGCAGGCGGTTTATCAGGCATTCGCCGTTGTGGTTGACCAAGGTGATGAGGTTCTGGTCCCGACTCCTTACTGGACCACCTACCCTGAGGCAATAAAGCTTGCCGGTGGCAAGCAGGTTGACGTATTCGCGGGCAGCGACCAGGACTACAAGGTCACCGTTGACCAGCTAGAAGCGCACTACACCGATAAGACCAAGGCCCTTCTAATGTGCTCACCCTCGAACCCAACCGGTTCGGTTTACTCAAAAGAAGAACTTCAGGCCATTGGTGAGTGGGTTGCTTCGAAGGAGAACCTGTGGGTTATCTCCGACGAGATCTATCAAAACCTCACCTATGACGGGGTTTATGCACACTCCATCACTGAGCTGGTTCCTGAACTTGCCGATCGCACCATCATGGTCAACGGAGTTGCAAAGACCTACGCCATGACCGGGTGGAGACTTGGCTGGATGGTGTCACCGCTAGATGCAGCGAAGGCAGCGAACAACCTGCAGTCACACCTGACCTCGAACGTTTCCAACATCTCGCAGCGCGCCGCTCTGGCTGCCTTGACTGGCGACCAGCAGCCGGTGAGAGACATGCTTGCAGCCTTTGATCGTCGTCGAAAAGTTGCTGTCGCTGAGCTAAACAAGGTCCCAGGATTTGTGACCCCAACCCCCAAGGGTGCGTTCTACGTGTACTCCGATGTCAGTGCTTTGATCGGCAAGGAGTTTGGTGGGGTCAAGATAAACAGCTCACTAGACCTATGCGACTATGCGCTCGATGCTGCAGGGGTTGCGATGGTTCCCGGTGAGGCTTTTGGCCCCTCCGGCTACATCCGCATGAGCTATGCCCTTGGAGATGACCAGCTACTAGAGGGTATTCAGCGTCTACAGAAGCTGTTTGGCTAAAAGCCAATCAGGTTTGGCTCAGGGATCAGGTTGATTCCCCACCTAGCTGCAACTCGTTCTTGGACATAGCGAGCCAGCTGCAAAATCTCCTCCGCGCTGGCTCCCCCAGTGTTGGTGATTGCGAGTGCATGCTTCTGCGAGATTGCGGCCTTTGAACCTGGAAGGTGGTAACCCTTCGGGATGCCGGCGTGCTCAATGAGCCAGCCCGAGGAAATCTTGACCTGTGATTCGTCTTCCATGCGCCAGCGCTGCATGTCCTCTGGAAACTCCAAGGACTTGCCATAGCTGATGATTGGGTTTGTAAAGAAACTGCCGCAGCTAACGCTGTTTGGATCCTCAGGCCTTACCACCATGCCCTTGGAGCTCCTTAGCTCGATGACTACATCTCGCACCTGACGAAGCGGTAGCTGCGATCCGTAAGGAGCACCGACGTGGTTCGTGATCTGGCCCGATGCCATTGGAACCGAGAGCCCGCCGAGTTTTTTGAGTTCAAACTCGACCCAGCCAATCACTCCCCTTAGGCCATGCTTCAAAGCTGAGTCTCGGTATGAGAAGTTGAAAAAACTGGCTGGTTTGATCTCAACCTCGTGAGTCTCTGAATCTAGAAACTCAATCTGAGTGATTACTTGGGCAACCTCTTGGCCATAACCACCAACGTTTTGGACCGGGGTTGCTCCGACCGTTCCGGGGATTCCACTCATTGCCTCGATGCCTGCATAGCCGTGCTCAACTGCCCAGGCAACAAACTCGTCCCAACTCTCGCCAGCCTGAACTCGCACCAGAACTTTTTCATCGTCCTCGTGAACAATCTCAAGACCTCGGTTTGCAACCAAGATCACGTTTAGCTCAGAAACATCGTCTGCAAACACCGTGTTTGACCCACCCGCCAAGATGTGGTGAGGTTCGTCACTTAGCCAAGCTGACTTAGCAGCTCCGTAAAGCTCCTGTGTGCTTTCGCAGCGCTGCAAAGACTTTGGTGTCCCACCCACCTGCATGGTGGTGAGGGTTGACAGCGCAACAGGTTCAACAAAACTCAAAGCTGC
The genomic region above belongs to Aquiluna sp. KACHI24 and contains:
- a CDS encoding response regulator transcription factor — encoded protein: MITVVKADFKALRHVLVVENEPLMRDLLAKAVEGAGFVVTTAANAADAMRSVKVMDPDAMVIDIELGPGPNGFDLAEAVTVLSPEVGVVFLTNLPDPRFGGKDAATVKKNQAYLRKTAINTGAELVEAIEAVLRDRVTKQYRHDLASNRPFSALSQRQINTLQLVAEGKTNAQIAALRGTTVRAVEGMLTRIFEVLEIDPKGSNPRVEATARYHQLRSQVETVA
- the rplA gene encoding 50S ribosomal protein L1; its protein translation is MAKRSKAYLEAAAKIEAGKLYNAEEAAALAIETAGKKTNSTVEVALKLGVDPRKADQMIRGTVSLPHGTGKVARVIVFANGAAADAAREAGADEVGSDDLIAKVEAGWTDFDAAVATPDLMGKVGRLGKVLGPRNLMPNPKTGTVTMDTAKAVTDIKGGRIDFRIDKQSNLHFVIGKASFTQAQLAENLNAAMDEIVRLKPSTSKGKYLLKGAVATTFGPGIALDVASFS
- a CDS encoding UDP-N-acetylmuramate dehydrogenase; translation: MSFVEPVALSTLTTMQVGGTPKSLQRCESTQELYGAAKSAWLSDEPHHILAGGSNTVFADDVSELNVILVANRGLEIVHEDDEKVLVRVQAGESWDEFVAWAVEHGYAGIEAMSGIPGTVGATPVQNVGGYGQEVAQVITQIEFLDSETHEVEIKPASFFNFSYRDSALKHGLRGVIGWVEFELKKLGGLSVPMASGQITNHVGAPYGSQLPLRQVRDVVIELRSSKGMVVRPEDPNSVSCGSFFTNPIISYGKSLEFPEDMQRWRMEDESQVKISSGWLIEHAGIPKGYHLPGSKAAISQKHALAITNTGGASAEEILQLARYVQERVAARWGINLIPEPNLIGF
- a CDS encoding pyridoxal phosphate-dependent aminotransferase → MSKSRISARIQAIAESATLKVDAKAKALKAEGKDIISYAAGEPDFPTPAHIVEAAVAAVRDPKNHRYTPAAGLPELKDAIVEKTKRDSGTEVTAAQVTVTNGGKQAVYQAFAVVVDQGDEVLVPTPYWTTYPEAIKLAGGKQVDVFAGSDQDYKVTVDQLEAHYTDKTKALLMCSPSNPTGSVYSKEELQAIGEWVASKENLWVISDEIYQNLTYDGVYAHSITELVPELADRTIMVNGVAKTYAMTGWRLGWMVSPLDAAKAANNLQSHLTSNVSNISQRAALAALTGDQQPVRDMLAAFDRRRKVAVAELNKVPGFVTPTPKGAFYVYSDVSALIGKEFGGVKINSSLDLCDYALDAAGVAMVPGEAFGPSGYIRMSYALGDDQLLEGIQRLQKLFG
- the secE gene encoding preprotein translocase subunit SecE codes for the protein MAEENEKASEDLVEIAKADAAKAKNPFQRASLFVRQVLQELSKVTKPTRKELINYTGVVLGFVAVVMVLISVLDWAFLNVVTFVFAE
- the rplK gene encoding 50S ribosomal protein L11, which codes for MAPKKKVTGLIKLQIQAGAANPAPPIGPALGQHGVNIMEFCTQYNNATADQRGNVVPVEITVYEDRSFTFVLKTPPAAELIKKAAGVPKGSATPHTVKVAKLSKDQLYKIAETKMSDLNANDVDAAAKIIAGTARSMGITVEQ
- a CDS encoding TM0106 family RecB-like putative nuclease, which translates into the protein MRKRGNTLSFDSRDLMRSQCEHCTRVATARELGVSGVRELVEQFYKAPDNLAIRYGMRFESQLEQELIFNLGDLVQAPNTNSLDATLDLAASGVPVIYQGTVFGGSGELPFSGRPDFLVRGDYELVFSDSGLSAVQIGPREDGYTAWDAKLSTTAKPEYQNQVALYADALRSLGLESSRPHGLILGSRELASFDPLSLIGQLIPAREKLFAQINALIDEDPQRLEDIGSLVCEASSYCELCEYPLLCDHIRRQTGHLQLIAGMTRPHLESLHRAGVKTVAQLAEFTGEADKLSKEQLEKLSLQARLQNHFYQSGEHAHEIISRDSLDQLPALNPGDIFFDLEGFSFFDQPGGLEYLFGFTSVESGEAFHYRWSDDRVEEKEAFEWFMRDALDRQRNYPGCKIYHYANYEQAALKRLAERFGVYQQEVNQLLADGVFIDLYKVVKSSLVISQESYSIKKLEAFYGFDRGSDVKEAMGSMEYYNQYLELLADDYPAAEKLKRQVIAYNQEDCASTLALYSWLKSL
- the nusG gene encoding transcription termination/antitermination protein NusG, with translation MSDLNFSDAGEPVELAEDSVNENVDLDELDLEAAAEEAVEELEGFQIEEAPAEVAPVVVEDSEDPYRKFRQELREQPGKWYVVHSYAGYERRVKQNIETRKTQLAGGDDVHQVEVPMEETIEIRNGSRKLVSKVRIPGYVLVRMEMNEDSWSLVRHTPAVTGFVGNSQHPTPLRPNEAFEMLKPLFTPEETEEVKSAKAQVSSGKAKGKSIPVKIDFQVGESILIKDGSFAGLPGTISEIKPESGKVTVLVSLFERETPVELSFDQVGPLN